The Streptomyces sp. GSL17-111 region GACGATGAAGTAGGACGCGACGGCCACGACGAAGGCGTTGATCTGGCGACGCGCCCACCCCGCCCCGCGCAGCCGCTTGCGCGTCTCGTCCCGGGCGAACTTCATGTGCCGGGACTCCTCGACGACGTGGATGTTGTTGATCGTACGGACGAACGGCACCACCCGCTCGTCCCGCATCCAGTCGCGCTGCATGACGTCCAGGACCTCCTCGGCGACGAGGATCGCCGCGTACGCCGCCTCGCCGAACGCCAGCGTCTTGAAGGCGCGGCCCAGTTCGAGGACGAGCCGGTGCGGCCGGTAGGCCGGGGCACCGAGCTTCTGCGCGCCCCGGGCGAACATGATCGAGTGCCGGCACTCCTCGGCGATCTCGGTCAGCGCCCACTGGAACTCCGCGCCGGTCGGGTCCTTGGCGTAGATGTCCCGCAGCACCATCTGCTGGAGGATCATCTCGAACCAGATCCCCGTGCTGGCGACGGACGCCGCCTCCTGCCGCGTCAGCTCCCTGCGCTGCGGCTCGGTCAGCTCGTTCCAGTACGCGGTGCCATAGAGCGTGCTCCACTCCGGGCTCGCGCCGTGGAACTCCTTGTCCAGCGGCGTCTCCCAGTCGACCTCGGTGGGCGGGTCGTACGCGAGCTGGGCGGCCGAGTCGAGCAAGCGGCGGGCGACGTCCTGCTCGTCGGGCCGGTCCGCGCTCTCCGACAGGTCGGGCCGAACGGTGCTGCTTGCCATGGCGGAGCTCCTCGTGTCGAGTGCGGGGTCCTTGGTCGACGACGGCGGTGGGGCGGGCGACCACCCCTTGTTAGACAGACCGTATAGCAAGCCTCGGAGGCTTTCCTACCCTTCGGTAAGAAGTTTGTGCCCCACGCGCATGTGACCCCCTCCCCGTGCGCGAGGGATGAGTCCCGGACAGGACCGGAGCCGTGCGGACGGGGGTGCGCCGCACGGCTCCGGTGGTTGAGGGGGACAGGGGGTCAGTTGGCGAGGGCCGTCCAGCGCGCGGCCGGGGCGCCGTCGTCGGTGGCCTGGACGACGAGGCCGTCCTCGCGGGCGGCCAGGGACAGGCCGCTGTGCTTGGCCTTCAGGGTGAGCGTTCCGTCGTCGTCGGTGATCTCCCACTGCTGGTTGGCGGTTCCGGTGCAGGTGTACTGGACGACCTCGGCGCCGTCGTCCGCCGAGCTGCCCGCGACGTCGGCACAGAGGCCGCTGCCCGCGTTCTTGAGCCGGTAGGTGCCGTTGTCGTCGCGGGTGACGTTCCACTTCTGCGCGGGTGAGGCGGACTCCCCGGCGAGCCGCAGCTGCCCGGCGTTCTCGTCGCCGGGGGCCGCGAGCCGGCCGTCGCCCGAGCCGCTGACCAGCGCGTACTGGCCGTCCTCGACGGGCGGCGGGACGACCTCCTCGGTGCCCGTCGTCAGCGCGAAGACGTGCACGGCGCTGTTCTTCGGCAGCGTGACGGCCGCGACCCGCTTCTCCGGGTCGACGCGCAGGGTCGTGGTGTAGAGGCGGTAGTCGATGTCCGGGTAGGCGGGGCCGGAGCGGGTGTTCTTGCCCTTCGTGCTGAGGGCGGTCTTCGCGCCGTACCTGTCCGTCGGCAGGCAGCACCAGTTGGGGAAGCCCAGCGTCTCCTCGGCGGTGGAGCCGTCGGTGTAGTGGACGGTGGCCGTGCCTCCGGCGGAGCCGCTGGTGCCGGTCCCGAGGAAGGCCAGGGCGTTGCCCCGCGCGTCCCCGGGGACCTTGACCGTCTGCCCGGTGGCGGCGACGTTGTCCCGCGTGCCCGGCTCGGCGTCCGGCCAGGTGAACGCGAAGCCGTTCGCCTCGACCGTGGCGCCCGGCGTCGCTCCCCGCTCCGCCAGCCTCTCGGCGATGAAGCTGGAACCGCCGCCGTCCAGGTCGCCCGGCTCCGGGTCGTCCGACGCCGTCACGCCGACGTTGTTCGCCGCCGAGGCGAGCGAGGCGTGGGCGAGGGTCGTGCTCGTCCCCGCGCGGACGTCGTAGGCCGTGCCGCGGGTCCGGTAGCGCACGGCGGCGGTCAGCTCGTGGCGTCCCGGTTCGGCGGACGCCGGGGGCGTCACCGTGTAGCGGACGGTGAACGTCTGCCCGTCGCGCAGGGCCTTCCGCGTCGTCGCGCCCTCCGCCGTGACGTCCCAGCCCTCGGGCGCGGTGACGGTGGTGCGGGTGACGTCGACGGGCTTGCCGGTGTCGTTGGTGAACGACGCCGTGACCTCCTGCGCGGCCTCGGGCGAGCCGATCACCGGCGTCGTCGCGTCGAAGGCGACGTCACGGTCCTGCGGGTGCGTGCCGCCGACCGACCCGGCGCCGTCGATGCGCACGGTCGTCGTGCCGTCGGTCGGCACCGTGGCCGTCCTGATGTGGACGACGCCGCTCGGGGCGTCGTAGTACCAGCCGGAGTCGGCGGCGTTCAGCGCCTCCTCGCTGCGGTACTCCGTGAGGTTGCGCTTCCCGGCCCGGACGCGCGCCGGGTCGGTGTTCGTGTGCACGGTCAGGCCGTAGCGCCGCTCGGTGGGCCTGCCCTCGTAGGTGCCCTCCAGCGCGCCGATGGCGACCGTCACCGGGCCGCGCTCGCGGGCGTCCGGCGCGGTGACCTCGAACCGCTGCGTGGCCGACTCACCGGCCGCGTGGGCCCGGGTGCGGCCGTCGTCCTCGTAGAGGGTGAAGGAGGAGGTGCCCTGCGGGTAGACGTCCAGGTCGAGCTGCCCGGCGTTCTTGCCCTCCTGCCAGTCGAGGGTGCCCTCGGGGAACATCGGCACGACGGCGCCCGCCCGGACGAACAGCGGCAGCGTGTCCAGCGGCGCGCGGTAGCCGTCGAGCGTCTGCCCGCCCTCGTGGACGCGGCCGGTCCAGTAGTCGACCCAGCGGCCCTCGGGGAGGTAGATGCCGTCGCGGACGTCGCTGTCCTCGTAGACGGGCGCCACCAGGAAGTCGTCCCCGGCCAGGAACTCGTACTTCGCCTTGTCGCCCCAGGTGTTCGGGTCGTCCGGGTAGTTCAGGTACAGCGGGCGGGTCGGGCCGACGCCGTCCTTCGAGGCGTTCGCGCTGTGCGTGTAGAAGTAGGGCAGCAGCCGCTCGTGGAGCAGCATGTACTTCCTGTTGATGTCGGTGTACGGCTGCCCGTAGCGCCAGGGCTGCTTGTCGGACGCCGCCCAGCCGCTCATCAGGTACGTCATCGGCAGGAACATCTTCCACTGCATGTCGCGGACGTACGTCTCGGCGCTGCCGCCGAAGATGCCGTCCACGTCACCGGTGGTCATGTGCTGGCCGGACATGGTGGAACCGGCGTAGGTGGGGATCTGCCAGCGGATGTAGTCCCAGGTGCCGGACTGGTCGCCGCTCCACATCGCGCCGCAGCGCTGCGTGCCGGCCCAGCCCTCCACCGTCAGGACGGTGGCCCGGTCCTCGCTGTGCTCCTCGATGCCGCGCTGCGACTCCTCGCAGGCGTCGAGCGCGAAGCGGTAGCCGGGGCCGACCCAGGCGACGTCGGTCTTGCGGACGCGGACGCCGGCGGAGACCTCGGACTCCTGCTCGGTGAGGTCCGACTCCGTCCACAGGCCGAGCTCGGCGCCGCGCTCGTGGAGCATGTCCGCCGTCTCGGGCAGCTGCTCGTAGCCGCAGCCGTAGCCGTCGTTGACCAGCATCCAGCCCAGCGGCAGCCCGTGCTCGGTGTAGCCGTCCGCGATCTCCGTGGAGTCCCGCAGCGTCTCGCGCTCGCCGCGGTTGGCGTTGTGCAGATAGCAGTCGGCGTCGCCGATCTCCAGGGCGTACATCGGCATCATGGCCGGACGGCCGGTCAGCTCGGTGTACCCGTCGATGACCTCCTTGGCGTCGCCGACGAAGTAGTAGGCGTCGAAGCGCTGTTCGGCGTGGGTGGTGCGCACCGGGGAGCGGAAGTCGTAGGCGCCCGGCGCGAAGGTGTTGCGCAGGACGCCGTAGCCCTGGCTGGAGACGTAGAACGGCACGGCGTTGGGGTTGCCGCCGTCGTTCCAGTCGTAGTCGCGGGTGATGTCGATCGTCTGGTCGCGGTGGCTGAAGCGGCCGTTCTGCATGCCGCCGCCGAAGAACTGCTCGCGCTCGCCCTGGGCGAGCGTCTGCACGGTGCCGTCGTCCGACCACGACAGCGGCGCCGTCTCACGCCACAGCTCACGGCCGTCCTCGTCGGCGAGGGCGAGCGTGGCGGGCGACTTGGTGATCGTGAGCGTGGCCTCGTCGGACCGGATGACGTGGGCGTCGTCGGTCTCGGTGTGCGTGGACCCCGCGCCGTCGTGGTCCCGCCCCACGACGATGTCGGCGTCGGGGGCGTCCGGGTCGTCGGGGTCGTCGTTCGCGGGGTCGGAGAAGGTGCCGTCGGGGGCGAGGTGGACGCGCACCAGGTCGTCGTCGTGGAACGTCACCCGCAGCTTCGCCTCGCCCGAGGACACCGTGTAGGTGTCGCCGTCGGCGGAGAAGCCGGTGACGTCCCCCAGGGAGTGGCCGGGCGGGGCGGCGGGGGCCTTCGGCACGGCCGCGTGGAGGGGTGCCGCCGCGCCGGTGGCGATCAGTGTGGTGGCCAGGACGGAGATGAGCAGGGGTGCTCTGACCGCATGGTTCATGAGGCAGGCTCCGATACAGGGAAGGTGCCCCCGATGAAACGGCCCGGAACACGCATCCGTCAACACTGCGGATGCAAGTTCTTGCTCATTTCCGGGCCACAGGACTCATGAACGCGCGTAATGTGCGCGGTGGGCGCGCGGCCCCGCGCCGTCCCGCCGACCTCAGCGCAGCTCCTTGCCCAACAGCACGCACACCGTCTCGTGACGCCGCAGCGAGCCGTCGGGGCCCCGGACGTCCCAGCCGTCCGGCCGCCGGTCGAACGCCACGTACCCCAGCCGCTCGTACAGCGCCCGCGCCCGTGGGTTGCCCTCCTCCACCGCCAGCTCCGCCCGCCGCAGGCCCCGCGCCCCGATCCGCAACTCCGCCGCCCCGATCAGCCGCGTACCGATCCCGCGCGACCGCAGCCGGGGGTGCACGGCCAGCTGCCACAGCGTCCCGGCACCCTCGCGCACCCGGTAGTCGACGCCGCCGAGGGCCACCGGCCGTCCGTCGGCGGCGCAGACCGCCAGGTAGTCGACCTCACCGCGCCGGGCCCGCTCCAACTGCCCTGCCACGTTGGCCAGATGCAGCTCCGAACCCGCCCAGCCGCACTCCCGGAGGTCCGCCGGACGAAGATCGCGCACCGTGAGCCGGTCCGTCGTCCCGCTCATCCTCATCGCCTCCCGGCCGCCCAGCCTCCGCCCCCACCCACCCCCGCGCAACCGGATTCCCTGCCCCACCGGGCGGCGGCCCCACCGGGCGGAGCTACGCCGTGAGGGGGGCGACGTCGTCGCAGAGGTAGGCGCGCATCGCCGCCGTGTGCGTGGGGAAGGCGAGGTCGACCGGCTCGGTGAGCACCAGCCACTCCGTGGCCTCGGCCGTCGGCCGCGACGCGGGCAGTGTCTCCTCGGCCCGCTCGGGCAGGAGGGCGAAGACGTTGAGCGTGGCGACGGCACTCTGCGCGCCGAACAGGCGGACGTGGACGGCGTCGGCCGTCAGCTCCGTCTCCTCCCACAGCTCCCGGACGGCGGCCTGCTCCCAGGTCTCGCCGAGTTCCATGTAGCCGCCCGGCAGCGCCAGTTGACCGCGGCACGGTTCGATGTCACGCCGCACGACGACCAGCCCGCGCCCGCCCGAGGCCAGCGTGACGGGCTGCAGGGCGACGGCGACCGGAAGCGGGTTGGCCCAGCGTGTCTCGCCGCACCCCGGGCAGTCCCTCGGCCATCCGGCGTCGGCCGCGTAGCCGGTCCCGCAGTAGGGGCAGTGGGTGAATCTGCGGCCCGGGGTGTACGCCATGGCGAACGGTTCCTCTCTGCGACGGCGCCCCGCGGGCACCCGACGGCGGCGGCCCGTACCGCGAAGCTCCGCCGCGGGCCGCCCCCGCCCGCCGGCGTCGGCCGACGGGCGGGCGCACACGGTGTCAGCCGCGCGCGGGCACGAAGTTGACGAGCTTCGGGGCGCGCACGATCACCCGGGCGACGCTCGCGCCCCCGAGGGCGGCCTGCACCTTCCCGGACTGGAGCGCCAGCCGCTGGAGCTCCTCCTCGCCGATGTCGGGCGCGACCTCCAGCCGGTCGCGGAACTTGCCCGCCACCTGCACGACGCACGTCACCTGGTCCTCGACGAGCAGCGCCGGGTCCGCCTCGGGCCAGCCCGCCCGGAGCACCGAGGGCTCCTCGCCGAGCCGGACCCAGCAGTCCTCGGCGGTGAACGGCGCGAAGCAGGCCAGCATGCGGACCAGCGCGGAGGCGCCCTCGCGGACGGCCGCGTCCCCCGGTCCGGGCGTGCGGTCCACGGCCTGCCGCAGGACGTTCGTGAGCTGCATCAGGCGGGCGATGCCGACGTTGAAGCGCTTGGTCTCCATCGCCTGCGTCGCCTCGTCGACGAGCCGGTGCACGGACACCCGCAGCTCCTGGTCCGCGTCGCCGGACGCGGGGGCCGCCGCGCCGACGTCCCCGGCCAGCCGCCACACGCGCGCGAGCCACTTCACCGAGCCGGCCGGGGAGACGTCCGCCCAGTCGATGTCGTCCTCGGGCGGGCTGGCGAACAGCATCGTGACGCGCACGGCGTCGGGGCCGTGCTGGGCGATCTGCTCCTGGAGGTTGACCAGGTTGCCCAGGCTCTTGCTCATCGCCTTGCCGTTCATGATCACCTGGCCCTGGTTGGTCAGGCGGGTGAACGGCTCGGTGAAGGGGACCATCCCGAGGTCGTGCAGGACCTTGGTGAGGAACCGGGCGTACATCAGGTGGCCGGTGGCGTGCTCCTTGCCCCCGACGTACTCGTCGACGGGCAGCCAGGCGGCGATGCCGGCCGGGTCGAAGGGGCCGTCCTCGTAGCCCGGGTTCGGGTAGCGCAGGAAGTACCACGAGGAGTCCACGAAGGTGTCCATCGTGTCCGTGTCCCGGCGGGCCTCGCCCCCGCAGGAGGGGCAGTCCGTGCGCACCCACTCCGTGGCCGTCTCCAGCGGGGCCTTGCCGCCCTCCGGGCGGAGCGTGTAGCCGCTCTCGGGCAGCTTGACCGGCAGCTGGTCGTCCGGAACGGGGACCGCGCCGCACGCGTCGCAGTACACGATCGGGATGGGGGTGCCCCAGTAGCGCTGGCGGGAGAGCAGCCAGTCGCGCAGCCGGTAGGTGACGGCCCCCTGGCCGACCTCCCGCTGCTCCAGGTCGGCGATGACGCGCGCGATGGCCTCGTCCTTGCGCAGCCCGTCCAGCGAGCCGGAGTTGACGAGGACGCCGTCCCCGGCCGTCGCGACGCCGGTCTGGGCCGGGTCGGCCTCGCCGGTGTCGACGACGACGCGCACCGGCAGGTCGAAGGCGCGGGCGAAGTTCAGGTCGCGCTGGTCGTGCGCGGGGACGGCCATGACGGCGCCCGTGCCGTAGTCGGCCAGCACGTAGTCGGAGGCGTAGACGGGCAGCTTCTCACCGCTGACCGGGTTGAGCGCGTGGCGGCCGAGGAAGACGCCGGTCATCGGGCGGTCGATCGCCAGCCGGTCCATCTCGGCCTTGGAGGCCAGGCCCGCGCGGTACTCCTCGAACCGGGTCCGGTGCTCGGCGTCGCACAGCTCGTCGGCCAGCGCGGAGTCGGCGGCCACGACGAAGAACGTCGCTCCGTACAGGGTGTCCGGCCGGGTGCTGAAGACGCGGACGGGCTCGTCCCGGCCCTCGACGGCGAAGTCGATGTGCGCACCGGTGGAGCGGCCGATCCAGTTCCGCTGCATGCTGAGGATCTCGTCCGGCCACCTGCCCTGGAGCTGGTCCATGTCGTCCAGCAGCCGCTGCGCGTACTGCGTGGTGCGGAAGAACCACTGGGTCAGGTTCCGCTTGACGACGTCCGTGCCGCACCGCTCGCACTTGCCCTGGACGACCTGCTCGTTCGCGAGGACGGTCTCGTCGGTGGGGCACCAGTTGACCGGCGCCTCCTTGCGGTAGGCGAGACCGTGCTCGTACAGCTTCAGGAACAGCCACTGGTTCCAGCGGTAGTACTCCGGGTCGGAGGTGTGGAACCGGGTGCGCCAGTCGAAGGAGATGCCCAGCCGCTCGAAGGACGCGGCCTGGATGTCGATGTTCCCGTACGTCCAGTCGCGCGGGTCGAGGTCGCGCTTGCGGGCGGCGTTCTCGGCGGGCAGGCCGAAGGAGTCCCACGCGATGGGGTTGAGGACCTGGTGACCGCGCATGCGCGCGAAGCGGGCCATGGTGTCGCTGATGCTGTACACCTCGGCGTGGCCCATGTGGAGGTCGCCCGAGGGGTAGGGGAACATGCTGACGACAAGGGTGCGCTTGTCGTCCTTGGGGCCGGCCGGAGTGAGGTCCCCCGCCTCGAAGAGCCGCTCGTCCTTCCACACCCGGAGCCACCTGTCGATGTTGGCGTGCGGGTCGTAGGTCTCCCGGGCGGTGGCCCCGTGCTCGTCAGCCATCTGTTCCAGTCCTCGTCGCGGGCAGTGTCGGGCCCGTACGGACCCGGTGTGGCGGTGGTGGCGGGTGGGCGCTCCGGAACGCCGCAGGCCGACCGGCTCCCGCCCCCGACAGGGTAGCGCGGCCACTCCCCGCGCCCGCCGGTGTGCCGAGGGCCGGGACGGGCGCCCGTCCCGGCCCTCGGGACGGGCCGCTCAGGGGCGCGCCGGGCCGGACGAGCCGCGTCGGACGAGGCTGGGCCGCAGGACCGCGTGGCGGTCGGCCGTGCGCCCCTCGACCGCACGCTCCAGCAGGAGCCGCACGGCGGTCCGGCCGAGCTCCGGGCGGGGCTGGTCGACGCTGGTGAGCCGGGGCCTGACCAGCGCGGCGACGGTGCTGTTGTCGTAGCCGACGACGGACAGCCGTTCGGGTACCGGTACGCCGAGGTCGTGCGCGGCGTCCAGCAGCGCGACGGCGGTGAGGTCGTTGTTGGCGAGCAGGGCGGTGGCGCCCGAGGTGACGAGCGGGGCGGCGTGGGCGCGCAGGTCGTCGGCGTGCTCCGCCACCACGACCCGGGGGGTCAGTCCGGCGCGACGGACCGCCGTCTCGTAGCCGCGCCGCCGCCCCTCGGCGGCCGGGCGGCGGGAGGTGGTGACGAAGACGATCTCCCGGTGGCCGAGGTCGAGCAGGTGCGCCACCGCCTGGTCCGCGCCGGCCGCGTCGTCGTTGGCGACGGTGTCGACGCCCTCGGGCGGGTGCTCGGGGCGGCCGACGACGACGACCGGGGTGCGGCGCGCGGCGGCCCGGAGGGCGGCCCCGTCCACCCAGCTGCTGATCGCGACGACGCCGTCGACGTTCAGCTCCACCAGGGTGCCGAGCTGGGTGGCGAGCCGCTCGGCGTCGCGTCGGCCGTGGGCCAGCAGGACGCCGAACCCCGCCTCGGCGGCGGCCTCCTCGACGCCGGCGACCACGTCGGTGTGGTACGGGTTCGCCAGGTCGGTGAGCAGGACCCCCAGCAGCATGGTGCGTCCCTGGACGAGGCCGCGCGCCAGGGCGTTGGAGCGGTAGCCCAGCTGGTCGGCGGCGGCGGCGATGCGCGCCCTGGCGCTCTCGCTGACCCCGGGGCCGCCGCGCAGCGCCAGGGACACCAGCGATTTGGACACCCCCGCGACCCGGGCGACGTCGAGGATCGTGGGGCGGCGCGAGGGGGCGTGGGGCATGCGCCCAGTATGCAGCGACGCGGGTCCGCACCGGCCCGGACCACCCCTACTCCCCTTTGACCTGGAACGTTCCACCGGACGACCCCACCGAGTGTTTGGAACGTTCCAGAACCGACCCTCACCCGTTGGCCTTTCGGGCGCCGGGAGTTCACCCACCGCCCATACGTTCGCCGTCACGACACCGATCAGGGGAGCCGATGAACCAGCCGCCCGCACCCGTACCGCCCGCCCTCGCCCACCGGCCGGAGGCCCTGCTGCTCGACTTCGGCGGCGTCGTCTTCCACACCGAGAAGCGGCCCGAGGGCCGTCGGGACGCGGCCGCCCTGCTCCACCGCGAGCTGGCCACCGCCGGGCACCTGGTGCCCGAGGAGGAGCTGCGGGCCTCGCTCGACGCCGGGCTGGCGGCGCTCAAGGACTGGAAGAACGCCGCAGGCCGCCGTCGCGCGCCCGTCGAGCTGACCCACCGCGAGATCTGGGAGGACTTCCTCGCCTCCGACCTGCCCGAGCCGGTCCGGGCCGTCCTCGCGGGCAGCGCGGGCTGGCTCCTCGGCGCCCTCACGCCGCTGCTCTCGGAGCACACCGTCCGCCCCGGCGTCCGCGACCTGCTGCACACCGCGCGGCGGCGCGGCGTCCGCGTGGGCATCGTCAGCAACGCCCACGCCGGGCGCTCGCACCGGGCGCTGCTGCGTGAGCACGGCCTGGAGGAGCTGGTGGACGTGCAGCTCTACTCCGACGAGGTCGGCGTCCGCAAGCCGCACCCGGCCATCGTCGAACGGGCCGCCCGGGCCCTGGCGACGCGGCCCGAGCGCTGCTGGTTCGTCGGCGACACCCTGGACCGCGACGTCGCCGCCGGGCGCCGGGCCGGGGTGGCGGCCGTCGTCGTCACCCGCGACAAGCACACCGACCGCCCGCCCTACCCCGTCGCCGTCCGGCCGGACGCCGTCTTCGACACCCCCGAGGGACTCGTCCCCGTCCTCGCCGCCGCCCGGGACACCCCGCCCCCGGCTCCTCCGGCCTCCCCGCCCCACACCGGCTCGCAGCGGGCCGACGGTCGCCCGGCGGCGCTGCTGCTCGACCACGGCGGCGTCATCGCCAACGCCGTCAAGGATCCTCAGGCGCAGCGGGAGTTCGGGCTGCGCCTGGCCGCACGGCTGCGCCGGGCGGGACACGACGTGCCGGACGCCGCCGCCGTCGAGGCCCTCACCACCGCGCGACGCGCGCACCAGCGGTGGAAGGGCGAGGCCGACGCCGGGCCCCTCGTCCCCGAGGTCACCCCGGTGCAGTACTGGCAGGACTTCTTCGGCACCGCCTTCGGCCCGGACGTGCGGGCCTGGCTGGCCGCCGAGGCCGTCGCGCTCAGCCACGAGTGGGCCCACATCAAGAGCCGCCCCACCCTGCGCGAGGGCGCGGCCGACCTCCTCGGCCGCTGCCGCGAACTCGCCATCCCCGTCGCGGTCGTCTCCAACACCGTCTGCGGGCGCAGCGTGCGCGAACGCATGGCCTCCTTCGGCATCGCGGAGCTGGTCGGCGTGCACGTGTACTCCGACGAGCTCGGCCGCCGCAAGCCGGACCCGCTCACCGTGCGCGAGGCACTGCGCGCCCTGGCCGTGGACGCCGGGGCGTGCTGGTTCGCCGGGGACAAGCCCGGCCGGGACATGGCCGCCGCACGGAGCGCCGGTATCGGCACCACCGTCCTCGTGCGCGGCGGCTCGCTGGACGACGCCGCGCTGGCCCGCCACCTCGCGACGCCCGGCCCCACCCGGCCCGACCGCGTCGTCACCTCCCTGGCCGAGCTGCTCCCCCTGCTCTCCCCCCGTTCCTGACCGCGCGGTGCCGCGCCCGGCCCCCACCCGCCCGCGGCACCGCCCGCCTCCCCCTCGCCCGACGAAAGGCCAAGGCACCCGATGTCCTCGTCCACCGCTCCCCGCACCACCGGCTCACCCCCGCCGGCCGCCACCCGCCGCTCCCTCGACCCGACCGACCTCGGCTCGGCGCAGAAGCTCATGGTCTTCGTGCTGTCGATGACGCTCTTCGGGCTCGCCAACATCCTCACCGAGGTGCTGCCCGAGGTGAAGCTCGGGCCGGTCGAACTCTCCGTCTCCTACCTGGCGTTCGTGCCGGTGGTGATGGTCTGCCTCTTCCACCCGCTGTACGCCGCGCTCGGCGCGCCGCTCGGCGAGATCGTCTTCGTCGACCTGCTGATGGGCGACTTCTCCGGCTTCGCCGAACTGGAGGGCTACATCCAGCTCGCCCTCGGCCTCTACATCGCGGGTTCGCTGGTGCGCGACCCGCTCCGGCGGGGCCGGGTCGCGCTGGCGGCCGTCGTCGCGGTCGGGGTGGACAAGATGCTCGGCGGCATCGTCGACATCGGCAAGGTGTACGTCGGCGTGGCCGACGCCGAGTACGTCGAGGGCCTCGCGGAGAGCGTCCTGCTGCTGGAGGGCATCGCGTTCTCCACCGACCTCCTCATCAGCGGCCTGCTGTTCGGAGCCCTGCCCGCCGCCTACCTGGCGCCGCGCCTGCACGGACGGATCGAGCCGCTCCTGGGCCTCGCGCCGCGCGACCCCGCCCAGCCGCTGCGGCTGCGCGCCCGGGTGAGCGCCCGCTTCCTGCTGCTCGGCATCTTCCTGACGTTCGTCGCCATGATCGCCGCGTTCATGGAGGAGCTGGACGCCAACTTCGGCGTCTGGGAGCCGGGCTTCATCGACCAGTACGGGGAGAAGTTCCTCTGGATCGGCGTCTCGGCCGCGCTGATCGTGCTGGTCGCGCTCGTCCTCGCGGCCCGTGCCCTGAACCGGTCCCGCGCGGCGCGCGCCGGAGCCCCGCGATGACGGCCCCCGCCCCGCACGCCGGCCCGGCCGTCGAGATCCGGGACCTGACCTTCCGCTACCCCGGAGCGCGGAACGACAGCCTCCGGGGCGTCGACCTCACCATCGAGCAGGGCGACTTCACCGCCGTCGTCGGCGGCAACGGCTCCGGCAAGACGACCCTGTGCAAGACGTTCAACGGACTCGTGCCGCACTTCTGGTCCGGCGCGTACAGCGGCAGCGTCCGCGTCTTCGGCCAGGACACCGCCGAGACCGGGGTCGCGGCCCTCAGCCACCGGGTCGGCTACGTCTACCAGGACTTCGGCAACCAGCTCGTGCGGCCGACCGTCCACGACGAGGTGTCCTTCGGCCCGGTGAACTTCGGCCTGCCCGACTGGCGCGCGCGGACCGAGGAGGCGCTCGACATGCTGGGCATCGCCCCGCTGCGCGACCGCTACACCTGGCAGCTCTCCGGCGGCCAGCAGCACCTCGTGGCCCTCGCCGGCGTCCTGGCGATGCGCCCCGGCCTGGTGGTGGTGGACGAGCCGGTGGCCGAGCTGGACCCGGAGCGGGCCGAGGAGATCTACCGCCGGCTGGCCGACGTCAACCGGAACCTGGGGACGACGGTGGTCGTGATCGAGCACCACGCAGAGTTCGTCGCCCGGTACTGCCGGAGCGTGCTGCTCATGGCCGACGGCGCGCCGGTGTGGCACCTCCCCGTCGCCGAGGCCCTGGCCCGCACCGGGGAGCTCGCCGCCCACGGCATCCCCGCACCCCAGGTGGTGCGGCTGGCCCGCACGGTCGAGCCCGAGGGCGAGGTGCCGCTGACCGTCGAGCAGGCCGTCCGCTGGCTGGACGCCCGTGCCGCGCGCCCCGTCCCCGAACCCGTCGCCGAGCCAGTCCCCCAGCCGACGGTCCCCGCACCGGCGGAGCCCCGGCAGCCACCATCCGTCACCGCCCCGTCCGTCCCCGCCCCGCCCGTCGTCGCCGCGCTGCGCGGCGTCCGGCACGGCTACCGG contains the following coding sequences:
- a CDS encoding AurF N-oxygenase family protein; this encodes MASSTVRPDLSESADRPDEQDVARRLLDSAAQLAYDPPTEVDWETPLDKEFHGASPEWSTLYGTAYWNELTEPQRRELTRQEAASVASTGIWFEMILQQMVLRDIYAKDPTGAEFQWALTEIAEECRHSIMFARGAQKLGAPAYRPHRLVLELGRAFKTLAFGEAAYAAILVAEEVLDVMQRDWMRDERVVPFVRTINNIHVVEESRHMKFARDETRKRLRGAGWARRQINAFVVAVASYFIVTSMVNKKVYENAGLDAERAVAEAKANQHHKAMMRSSCSGLMEFLASARLLTRPALAFYKRANLI
- a CDS encoding TIM-barrel domain-containing protein, with product MNHAVRAPLLISVLATTLIATGAAAPLHAAVPKAPAAPPGHSLGDVTGFSADGDTYTVSSGEAKLRVTFHDDDLVRVHLAPDGTFSDPANDDPDDPDAPDADIVVGRDHDGAGSTHTETDDAHVIRSDEATLTITKSPATLALADEDGRELWRETAPLSWSDDGTVQTLAQGEREQFFGGGMQNGRFSHRDQTIDITRDYDWNDGGNPNAVPFYVSSQGYGVLRNTFAPGAYDFRSPVRTTHAEQRFDAYYFVGDAKEVIDGYTELTGRPAMMPMYALEIGDADCYLHNANRGERETLRDSTEIADGYTEHGLPLGWMLVNDGYGCGYEQLPETADMLHERGAELGLWTESDLTEQESEVSAGVRVRKTDVAWVGPGYRFALDACEESQRGIEEHSEDRATVLTVEGWAGTQRCGAMWSGDQSGTWDYIRWQIPTYAGSTMSGQHMTTGDVDGIFGGSAETYVRDMQWKMFLPMTYLMSGWAASDKQPWRYGQPYTDINRKYMLLHERLLPYFYTHSANASKDGVGPTRPLYLNYPDDPNTWGDKAKYEFLAGDDFLVAPVYEDSDVRDGIYLPEGRWVDYWTGRVHEGGQTLDGYRAPLDTLPLFVRAGAVVPMFPEGTLDWQEGKNAGQLDLDVYPQGTSSFTLYEDDGRTRAHAAGESATQRFEVTAPDARERGPVTVAIGALEGTYEGRPTERRYGLTVHTNTDPARVRAGKRNLTEYRSEEALNAADSGWYYDAPSGVVHIRTATVPTDGTTTVRIDGAGSVGGTHPQDRDVAFDATTPVIGSPEAAQEVTASFTNDTGKPVDVTRTTVTAPEGWDVTAEGATTRKALRDGQTFTVRYTVTPPASAEPGRHELTAAVRYRTRGTAYDVRAGTSTTLAHASLASAANNVGVTASDDPEPGDLDGGGSSFIAERLAERGATPGATVEANGFAFTWPDAEPGTRDNVAATGQTVKVPGDARGNALAFLGTGTSGSAGGTATVHYTDGSTAEETLGFPNWCCLPTDRYGAKTALSTKGKNTRSGPAYPDIDYRLYTTTLRVDPEKRVAAVTLPKNSAVHVFALTTGTEEVVPPPVEDGQYALVSGSGDGRLAAPGDENAGQLRLAGESASPAQKWNVTRDDNGTYRLKNAGSGLCADVAGSSADDGAEVVQYTCTGTANQQWEITDDDGTLTLKAKHSGLSLAAREDGLVVQATDDGAPAARWTALAN
- a CDS encoding GNAT family N-acetyltransferase produces the protein MSGTTDRLTVRDLRPADLRECGWAGSELHLANVAGQLERARRGEVDYLAVCAADGRPVALGGVDYRVREGAGTLWQLAVHPRLRSRGIGTRLIGAAELRIGARGLRRAELAVEEGNPRARALYERLGYVAFDRRPDGWDVRGPDGSLRRHETVCVLLGKELR
- a CDS encoding NUDIX domain-containing protein is translated as MAYTPGRRFTHCPYCGTGYAADAGWPRDCPGCGETRWANPLPVAVALQPVTLASGGRGLVVVRRDIEPCRGQLALPGGYMELGETWEQAAVRELWEETELTADAVHVRLFGAQSAVATLNVFALLPERAEETLPASRPTAEATEWLVLTEPVDLAFPTHTAAMRAYLCDDVAPLTA